One genomic segment of Hordeum vulgare subsp. vulgare chromosome 2H, MorexV3_pseudomolecules_assembly, whole genome shotgun sequence includes these proteins:
- the LOC123424400 gene encoding chalcone synthase 2-like, with protein MAAATMTVEEVRKAQRAEGPATVLAIGTATPANCVYQADYPDYYFKVTKSDHMADLKEKFKRMCDKSQIRKRYMHLTEEILQDNPNMCAYMAPSLDARQDIVVVEVPKLGKAAAQKAIKEWGQPRSRITHLVFCTTSGVDMPGADYQLTKMLGLRPSVKRLMMYQQGCFAGGTVLRLAKDLAENNRGARVLVVCSEITAVTFRGPHESHLDSLVGQALFGDGAAAVIVGADPDVSVERPLFQLVSASQTILPDSEGAIDGHLREVGLTFHLLKDVPGLISKNIERALEDAFKPLGIDDWNSVFWIAHPGGPAILDMVEAKVNLNKERMRATRHVLSEYGNMSSACVLFIMDEMRKRSAEDGHTTTGEGMDWGVLFGFGPGLTVETVVLHSVPITA; from the exons ATGGCGGCGGCGACGATGACGGTGGAGGAGGTGAGGAAGGCGCAGCGGGCGGAGGGGCCGGCGACGGTGCTGGCGATCGGCACGGCGACGCCGGCCAACTGCGTGTACCAGGCCGACTACCCGGACTACTACTTCAAGGTCACCAAGAGCGACCACATGGCCGACCTCAAGGAGAAGTTCAAGAGGATGT GTGACAAGTCGCAGATCAGGAAGAGGTACATGCACCTCACGGAGGAGATCCTGCAGGACAACCCCAACATGTGCGCCTACATGGCGCCGTCCCTCGACGCGCGCCAGGACATCGTCGTCGTCGAGGTCCCCAAGctcggcaaggcggcggcgcagaAGGCCATCAAGGAGTGGGGCCAGCCGCGCTCCAGGATCACCCACCTCGTCTTCTGCACCACCTCCGGCGTCGACATGCCCGGCGCCGACTACCAGCTCACCAAGATGCTCGGCCTTCGTCCGTCCGTGAAGCGCCTCATGATGTACCAGCAGGGCTGCTTCGCCGGCGGCACCGTGCTTCGCCTCGCCAAGGACCTCGCCGAGAACAACCGCGGCGCGCGCGTGCTGGTGGTCTGCTCCGAGATCACCGCGGTCACCTTCCGTGGACCGCACGAGTCCCACCTCGACTCGCTGGTAGGCCAGGCGCTCTTCGGAGACGGTGCCGCCGCGGTGATCGTCGGCGCAGACCCCGACGTGTCCGTCGAGCGGCCCCTGTTCCAGCTGGTGTCCGCGAGCCAGACAATTCTGCCAGACTCGGAGGGCGCCATCGACGGCCACCTTCGTGAGGTTGGACTCACCTTCCACCTCCTCAAGGATGTGCCCGGGCTCATCTCCAAGAACATCGAGCGCGCCCTAGAGGACGCCTTCAAGCCATTGGGCATCGATGACTGGAACTCCGTCTTTTGGATAGCGCACCCCGGCGGGCCAGCAATCCTTGACATGGTGGAGGCCAAGGTAAACCTGAACAAGGAACGGATGCGCGCCACCAGGCATGTCCTCTCCGAATATGGCAACATGTCGAGCGCCTGCGTGCTCTTCATCATGGACGAAATGCGCAAACGCTCCGCTGAGGATGGCCACACCACGACTGGCGAGGGAATGGACTGGGGCGTTCTCTTCGGCTTCGGCCCCGGCCTTACCGTGGAGACGGTCGTTCTCCATAGCGTCCCCATCACTGCCTAG
- the LOC123424401 gene encoding glyoxylate/hydroxypyruvate reductase HPR3-like — protein MSAAGGKPHVLLLRPVDAAFAAALRDRYRVLDLYAPGQTLPVLAFVAAAAAVPEPPRATVIWAGVRVDASFLDAAPSLRCVVSTAAGLDHIDLAECARRGVAVANSGEVYSTDVADHAVGLLLDVLRRVSASEQYVRRGSWPAQGDYPLGSKLGGKRVGIIGLGNIGSRIAKRLQAFGCIIHYNSRKPKDSVSYKYFPNAHDLAAESDVLVVACALNKATQHIVNKDVLEALGKDGVVVNIGRGANIDEEELVIALREGKIAGAGLDVFEHEPKVPAELFSMDNVVLSPHVAVFTEESRSDLCLHTIGNLEAFFSGQPLLTPVHADSLVQ, from the exons ATGTCGGCAGCCGGCGGCAAGCCGCACGTCCTGCTGCTCCGTCCCGTCGACGCGGCCTTTGCCGCCGCGCTGCGCGACCGCTACCGCGTCCTCGACCTGTACGCGCCGGGACAGACCCTCCCGGTCCTGGCCTTCGTCGCCGCGGCCGCCGCCGTGCCGGAGCCCCCGCGCGCCACGGTCATCTGGGCCGGCGTGCGCGTGGACGCCTCGTTCCTCGATGCCGCCCCTTCCCTCCGCTGTGTCGTCAGCACGGCCGCCGGGCTCGACCACATCGACCTGGCCGAGTGTGCGCGCCGCGGCGTCGCCGTCGCCAACTCCGGGGAGGTCTACTCCACCGACGTCGCCGACCACGCCGTAGGCCTGCTTCTCGACGTGCTCCGGCGCGTGTCGGCGTCCGAGCAGTACGTCCGGCGCGGGTCCTGGCCGGCGCAGGGGGATTATCCTCTCGGATCTAAG CTTGGTGGCAAGCGTGTTGGCATCATCGGCTTGGGGAACATCGGCTCACGGATTGCAAAGAGGCTTCAAGCTTTTGGCTGCATCATCCACTACAACTCGAGAAAACCAAAGGATTCGGTCTCTTACAAATACTTCCCAAATGCTCATGATCTTGCTGCTGAATCCGACGTGCTCGTTGTCGCGTGCGCACTGAACAAGGCCACGCAGCACATCGTGAATAAGGATGTGCTAGAGGCTCTAGGAAAGGATGGTGTGGTCGTCAACATCGGCCGAGGAGCAAACATCGACGAGGAGGAACTGGTCATTGCACTCAGGGAGGGGAAGATAGCAGGCGCGGGCCTTGATGTCTTCGAGCACGAGCCCAAGGTGCCGGCAGAGCTGTTCTCCATGGACAATGTGGTTCTCTCGCCCCACGTGGCGGTGTTTACGGAGGAGTCCAGGTCGGACCTGTGTCTGCACACCATTGGCAACCTTGAAGCCTTCTTCTCCGGTCAGCCATTGCTCACTCCAGTGCATGCTGATTCTCTAGTGCAGTGA
- the LOC123424402 gene encoding glyoxylate/hydroxypyruvate reductase HPR3-like isoform X1 — protein sequence MASAGGNSLVLPAVLHIRRSDADFTAALRERFRVLDFFASGEPLPAFLAAAAAAPDPPRAAVVVGGGSVRVDASFLDAVPSLRCVLTTGAGFDHIDLAECARRGVAVANSGEVFSTDVADYAVGLLLDVLWRVSAAERYVRRGSSPAQGDYPLGSKVGGRRVGIIGLGNIGSRIAKRLEAFGCIIHYNSRKTKGSVSYKYFANVQDLAANSDVLVVACALNKATRHIVNKDVLEALGKDGVVINIGRGANIDEAELVSALREGKIAGAGLDVFEHEPNVPAELFSMENVVLTHHMAVLTEESRSDLRGHTIGNLEAFFSVSRSMLSNTVVNDELLQQY from the exons ATGGCGTCGGCCGGCGGCAACTCGCTGGTCCTCCCGGCCGTCCTCCACATCCGCCGGTCAGACGCAGACTTCACCGCCGCGCTGCGGGAGCGGTTCCGCGTCCTCGACTTCTTCGcgtccggcgagcccctcccggcCTTCCTCGCCGCGGCCGCGGCCGCACCGGACCCCCCGCGCGCGGCGGTCGTCGTGGGCGGCGGATCCGTGCGCGTGGACGCCTCGTTCCTCGACGCCGTCCCTTCCCTCCGCTGCGTCCTCACCACGGGCGCCGGCTTTGACCACATCGACCTCGCCGAGTGCGCGCGCCGCGGTGTTGCCGTCGCCAACTCCGGGGAGGTCTTCTCCACGGACGTTGCCGACTATGCGGTCGGCTTGCTGCTCGACGTGCTCTGGCGCGTGTCTGCGGCGGAGCGGTACGTCCGGCGCGGGTCCTCGCCGGCGCAGGGCGACTATCCCCTCGGATCCAAG GTTGGTGGCAGGCGTGTCGGCATCATCGGCTTGGGGAACATCGGCTCACGGATTGCAAAGAGgcttgaagcctttggctgcatcaTCCACTACAACTCAAGAAAAACAAAGGGTTCAGTCTCTTACAAGTACTTCGCAAATGTTCAGGATCTTGCTGCTAATTCCGATGTGCTCGTTGTCGCATGTGCACTGAACAAAGCGACGCGGCACATCGTGAACAAGGATGTGCTGGAGGCTCTAGGAAAGGATGGTGTGGTCATCAACATCGGCCGAGGAGCAAACATCGACGAGGCGGAACTGGTCAGTGCACTCAGGGAGGGAAAGATAGCAGGCGCGGGCCTTGACGTCTTCGAGCACGAGCCCAACGTGCCGGCAGAGCTGTTCTCGATGGAGAATGTGGTTCTGACGCACCACATGGCGGTGCTTACGGAGGAGTCCAGGTCAGACCTGCGCGGGCACACCATTGGCAACCTTGAAGCCTTCTTCTCCG TGTCAAGATCAATGTTATCCAACACTGTTGTAAACGACGAACTTCTACAACAGTATTGA
- the LOC123424402 gene encoding glyoxylate/hydroxypyruvate reductase HPR3-like isoform X2, translated as MASAGGNSLVLPAVLHIRRSDADFTAALRERFRVLDFFASGEPLPAFLAAAAAAPDPPRAAVVVGGGSVRVDASFLDAVPSLRCVLTTGAGFDHIDLAECARRGVAVANSGEVFSTDVADYAVGLLLDVLWRVSAAERYVRRGSSPAQGDYPLGSKVGGRRVGIIGLGNIGSRIAKRLEAFGCIIHYNSRKTKGSVSYKYFANVQDLAANSDVLVVACALNKATRHIVNKDVLEALGKDGVVINIGRGANIDEAELVSALREGKIAGAGLDVFEHEPNVPAELFSMENVVLTHHMAVLTEESRSDLRGHTIGNLEAFFSGQPLLTPVHADSLVQ; from the exons ATGGCGTCGGCCGGCGGCAACTCGCTGGTCCTCCCGGCCGTCCTCCACATCCGCCGGTCAGACGCAGACTTCACCGCCGCGCTGCGGGAGCGGTTCCGCGTCCTCGACTTCTTCGcgtccggcgagcccctcccggcCTTCCTCGCCGCGGCCGCGGCCGCACCGGACCCCCCGCGCGCGGCGGTCGTCGTGGGCGGCGGATCCGTGCGCGTGGACGCCTCGTTCCTCGACGCCGTCCCTTCCCTCCGCTGCGTCCTCACCACGGGCGCCGGCTTTGACCACATCGACCTCGCCGAGTGCGCGCGCCGCGGTGTTGCCGTCGCCAACTCCGGGGAGGTCTTCTCCACGGACGTTGCCGACTATGCGGTCGGCTTGCTGCTCGACGTGCTCTGGCGCGTGTCTGCGGCGGAGCGGTACGTCCGGCGCGGGTCCTCGCCGGCGCAGGGCGACTATCCCCTCGGATCCAAG GTTGGTGGCAGGCGTGTCGGCATCATCGGCTTGGGGAACATCGGCTCACGGATTGCAAAGAGgcttgaagcctttggctgcatcaTCCACTACAACTCAAGAAAAACAAAGGGTTCAGTCTCTTACAAGTACTTCGCAAATGTTCAGGATCTTGCTGCTAATTCCGATGTGCTCGTTGTCGCATGTGCACTGAACAAAGCGACGCGGCACATCGTGAACAAGGATGTGCTGGAGGCTCTAGGAAAGGATGGTGTGGTCATCAACATCGGCCGAGGAGCAAACATCGACGAGGCGGAACTGGTCAGTGCACTCAGGGAGGGAAAGATAGCAGGCGCGGGCCTTGACGTCTTCGAGCACGAGCCCAACGTGCCGGCAGAGCTGTTCTCGATGGAGAATGTGGTTCTGACGCACCACATGGCGGTGCTTACGGAGGAGTCCAGGTCAGACCTGCGCGGGCACACCATTGGCAACCTTGAAGCCTTCTTCTCCGGTCAGCCATTGCTCACTCCAGTGCATGCTGATTCTCTAGTGCAGTGA
- the LOC123424903 gene encoding probable carboxylesterase 15, which produces HLVAARVGEDGADAWAPLRVAGGVPIHPGFVRATRSKSELHVTPDSVFFTLDMLDKFMAMALPEGTTKDHPYACPMGPNASPLESVPLRPMLVAVGEKDLIHDTNLEYCDALRAAGKEGEVLINRSMTHSFYLNKFAVDMDPTTGERAQEPRSGSPTSQVVARKKGSTTFSIDRRTEGERPFTASVETWIEKETNNEAIERLLFFTFVFVAKSQLQDRVKLRHQVGSCVPGEIELQVVGGVA; this is translated from the exons CACCTCGTGGCCGCGCGCGTCGGTGAGGACGGCGCGGACGCCTGGGCGCCCCTCCGCGTCGCCGGCGGCGTCCCGATCCACCCGGGGTTCGTGCGCGCCACGCGGAGCAAGTCGGAGCTGCATGTGACGCCGGACTCGGTCTTCTTCACGCTGGACATGCtggacaagttcatggccatggcGCTGCCGGAGGGCACTACCAAGGACCACCCATACGCGTGCCCGATGGGCCCAAACGCATCGCCGCTCGAGTCCGTTCCCCTGCGACCGATGCTCGTCGCCGTCGGGGAGAAGGACCTCATCCACGACACCAACCTCGAGTACTGCGACGCGCTGCGTGCCGCCGGCAAGGAAGGGGAGGTGCTCATCAACCGCAGCATGACCCATTCCTTCTACCTCAACAAGTTCGCCGTCGACATGGACCCCACCACCGGGGAGCGAGCCCAAGAGCCACGCTCTGG GTCACCAACATCTCAGGTGGTCGCACGCAAGAAGGGCAGCACAACATTCTCGATTGACAGGCGGACGGAGGGAGAACGCCCGTTCACTGCATCTGTTGAAACTTGGATTGAAAAAGAGACAAATAATGAGGCAATCGAAAGACTGCTCTTCTTTACCTTCGTTTTCGTGGCTAAATCCCAGCTACAGGACCGCGTGAAGCTCCGCCACCAAGTTGGCTCCTGTGTTCCAGGAGAAATTGAACTAcaggttgttggtggtgttgcttGA